In Haloferax mediterranei ATCC 33500, the following proteins share a genomic window:
- a CDS encoding DUF3592 domain-containing protein, whose translation MDTKGIGWVIILVLLGLVLGYYGFGSALAHNGAVLENEATSATVTGLDIETREEFEGSLTRTVLRSLGMEVEASEEKTMYRAVITYEYSVNGRTYKQTNLFPGSFSRWKYTKSGAERIRDEFEVGQSTTAYYNPETPSHAYIMEAEMPFLSALFGVLYVLVVMLTGAYYVREGFRRRNQRKLMNEMPIEQAQSLSTGPSQIDGVARAPYDDPDSAPFTDESCVLAKWEVEDSIRFREGPGRWNQVAEGYQLSPFYVDDGTGRTLVCPDKDTTFKLDDDNWQSVYVNAQNEAPEPVQSFLEYRPDVDPTEYRKRRYKQNLIRPGDDVYVFGTVKPRDNQHGSDPVDELVIERVADHDPRSEPMFLISARTQQDLVHSRRFALWRLPAGIMLIVGGIGLLLGMFGHTIGVSLPLVP comes from the coding sequence ATGGATACCAAAGGTATCGGGTGGGTTATCATACTCGTACTGCTTGGACTTGTTCTAGGCTACTACGGTTTTGGCTCTGCCCTTGCACACAACGGTGCGGTTCTGGAAAACGAAGCGACGTCCGCGACAGTCACGGGCCTCGATATCGAGACGAGAGAGGAGTTCGAGGGGAGTCTGACTCGTACTGTCCTCAGGTCCCTCGGGATGGAGGTAGAAGCGTCGGAGGAGAAGACGATGTATCGGGCTGTTATCACGTACGAGTACAGCGTCAACGGCCGAACTTATAAACAAACCAATCTGTTTCCTGGCTCGTTCAGTCGCTGGAAGTACACGAAAAGTGGGGCAGAGCGTATTCGCGACGAGTTCGAGGTCGGACAATCGACGACGGCATATTACAACCCAGAGACCCCCTCGCACGCGTACATCATGGAGGCGGAGATGCCCTTTTTATCGGCATTGTTCGGTGTTCTCTACGTACTGGTCGTCATGCTCACTGGGGCGTACTACGTGAGGGAGGGATTCAGGCGGCGCAACCAGCGCAAACTAATGAACGAGATGCCGATCGAACAGGCCCAGTCGCTATCGACGGGCCCCTCGCAGATTGATGGTGTTGCACGAGCGCCCTACGACGACCCGGATAGTGCCCCCTTCACCGATGAGAGCTGTGTCCTCGCGAAGTGGGAAGTCGAGGACTCCATCCGGTTCAGGGAGGGTCCGGGCAGGTGGAATCAGGTCGCCGAGGGGTACCAACTGTCGCCGTTCTACGTCGACGATGGAACCGGGCGAACGCTGGTTTGCCCAGACAAGGATACCACGTTCAAACTCGACGACGACAACTGGCAGTCGGTGTACGTCAACGCCCAAAACGAGGCCCCGGAACCGGTCCAGTCGTTCCTCGAGTACCGTCCCGACGTCGACCCTACAGAATATAGAAAACGGCGGTACAAGCAGAATCTCATCAGACCCGGGGACGACGTGTACGTGTTCGGGACTGTCAAGCCACGTGACAACCAGCACGGCTCCGACCCCGTCGACGAACTCGTCATCGAGCGGGTCGCTGACCACGACCCGCGGTCGGAACCGATGTTCCTGATCAGTGCTCGGACCCAGCAGGATCTGGTTCACTCACGGCGGTTCGCCCTCTGGCGACTCCCCGCTGGAATCATGTTGATAGTCGGTGGTATCGGGCTGTTGCTCGGTATGTTTGGACACACCATCGGTGTCTCGCTCCCCCTGGTACCGTAG